The Lycium ferocissimum isolate CSIRO_LF1 chromosome 1, AGI_CSIRO_Lferr_CH_V1, whole genome shotgun sequence genome includes a region encoding these proteins:
- the LOC132064908 gene encoding uncharacterized protein LOC132064908, whose translation MINKYYKKLHPAIAQAKKAFPIWRKLVIVRELEEHQIWWQVKKGDSSFWFDKWTNLGVLYHVLPDDSMKEEIEVQNFATTEGWNAQVLIQYIPKEYVNHMIENIPPPQVTDELDKSWWLLEKNGKFSVKSAWEYVRQREVKMYNYNQMWRKHLPLKFSFTLWRAWRYKMPVDDVICRRGILLASKSWSLPENKNKKQCHIFF comes from the coding sequence ATGATAAACAAATACTACAAAAAGCTTCACCCTGCGATTGCACAAGCTAAAAAGGCATTCCCTATCTGGAGAAAATTGGTAATAGTAAGGGAATTGGAGGAGCATCAGATAtggtggcaagtgaagaaaGGGGATTCTAGCTTCTGGTTTGACAAGTGGACAAACCTTGGTGTTTTATACCATGTCCTACCTGATGATAGTATGAAGGAGGAAATAGAAGTTCAGAATTTTGCTACTACAGAAGGATGGAATGCACAGGTTTTAATTCAATATATACCTAAAGAGTATGTGAATCATATGATAGAAAATATTCCCCCTCCTCAGGTAACAGATGAATTGGACAAAAGCTGGTGGTTACTAGAGAAGAATGGAAAGTTTTCAGTCAAAAGTGCTTGGGAGTATGTGAGACAAAGAGAAGTGAAGATGTATAACTATAATCAGATGTGGAGGAAACATCTTCCACTTAAGTTCTCATTCACACTTTGGAGAGCTTGGAGATATAAAATGCCAGTTGATGATGTAATATGCAGAAGGGGAATTCTATTGGCATCAAAATCTTGGTCTTTACCTGAGaacaaaaataagaaacaatGTCACATCTTTTTCTAA